The sequence AGATTTATCAAAACtggtcttatatatatatattgtgaacGATACGTTAGACGTCAACATGTTTAACGTTATTCATATACTTCTGCGTAGGTTGATTCATTTGTACCCACTTGTTTGTATAGTTCGAAGACCATACCAAAGTTGCTGCACTTTTGTTCTGTCAATAAAGGTACTGCCGGTATCAAGTTATGCCAGACCCCTAAACTGTTCGTCAAGCTAAGGTTTCCATTGGTTATTTGTTGTATGGAAGCTTCAATTTCGAAGAAGGAAGGAAATCAAAAGCATGTTGGTCTCTAACTACTTGTTATCTTAACTTTGCGCTATGAATTACAGGCACCATGGCACCCATGATCCTGTTTCTCCTAGCCGCTGTTGCCGGAGCTGCAGTGGCGGGAGACGTCCCCTGCCGTCCCATCAGGGACATCTACCCGTCCGGGAAGGAACTGTGCGAGAAGATGTGGGACGGCGCCTTCGTGTACGAGACCGACCTGAGCCGGGCCTACACCATGTGGTTCTTCGAGCGGGACAACCCGAACGACAAGGTCTCCTACAAGCTGGGGAAAACTCCGCCGAACAAGTGTTACCTGCAATACCTGCATAAGGTGAGAAAGGGGCAGTGTTACAGCTGTTCTTAGCATCGATTCCATGGTGCTTCATCATCCAAGTTGTTTGTTGTTAACTTGTGTTTGATCCAAGCCACTGATTACATATTGTTTGTCGAATAAAAATGATCCATACTCAAGAGAGTAGCGCAAATTTGTTAGTAAAATGAGCTACCGTGTTCACAGGTGTATTTTCATAACACAGCCATGCAGCAGTTTAGAAGGAGAGCATTTTGTTTGCTTCGTAGTATGAACACTTACACTTACCTTTTCCCATCCAAGACCAACACCAAAAGCTTTGTGCCGGGTCAAACATTATACATAAAAGATCTGGCTAATCATCCAGTTAGCCTACCGATTATTTTCAACACAACTGTCTTTTTTATTGGTAACGTTACCGTTACTCTTCAACAGACTGTTCCGGGTCCCGAGCCCGACAACTTCACCGAGTGCCACCCCTGGAAGGACCGCACCTGTTGCCGCCAGCAGACTGTCCCCTCCCCGCAGAAGATCAACCAGAACTACGGGCCTGAATGGCGCTGGGACCGCTGCGGGCCTCTGTCGTCTGCCTGCGAGCGCTTCTTCGTGCAGGAGGCGTGCTTCTACGAGTGTGATCCAAATGCAGGTATGCTAAGTTATTCTTGATAACACCGTCACTGATGCCTTAATCAAagttaaccaacaaaatgtcaaaagaaataacaagcaaTTTAACAGACACCTTCAATCTCACTCCTGTCCTGTTTCTTCGTCAATTTGTATCATAAAACACAGATAAAATAAGTAAGAGGCCAGGGACCGAGTCATCATCAAGTAACAGGTGAAATACTGTACGATCTCGAACAAAGCTAATGCATACTGCACCGAAATGGGTCCAACACTTGAAGAAGAACCGTCGTCTCGTACATTCAAGCAAGGGGGTTCTCATTAACTATCAGTCCTGGAGTTGGTCATTAGCATAATACGATTATCCCATTGGCTTCCTTTTCCCCCTAAAGGTCTTTACCGCAAGGTCTCAGACAAGGATTTCGACGAGTCCAACCCCGAGCACAACAAGTGGCAGATTCAGGGCATGCCGATTCGAGCCGACTACTGCGACGCCTGGTGGACCGCCTGCAGGAACGACCTGTTCTGCGCACACAGCCAGGGGAGCTACTTCTCCTGCGCCGCGGAGTACGACAAGGCCGGCAAAGATTACTTCTCTGATTTCATCAACAGTATCAAGTCCATTATTGCCTGGTTTTCCCAGTGATCTATGGTTTGTGACAGAAGTTACACAACACGCACGTTAGCACCACAACTGTGGCTGAGCTCTTCCAAACGCTTTTGGTAAAGGCAATTATCATGGTCTGAATATGTGACCATAAAGCACCTAGACTTACCTAAAAAGAAAGCAACCTGTAATTGTGATGGACACATGTAACCATCTACGTGTATGTTCCCTCTGCATATTAAAACGCATGTTTCAAAAGATGATTGTACTGACTgtttccttgtacatgtacatatgacgTTACACACCAGCCCTTAAAAAAAGACACATAGAAACTTGTGGTCAGCTCTAGGTCAAGAATACCGTTTTTATTTGGCTTTGCCATGTTACTGTATCCAATATATAATAATACTCCAATGCTTGACTGTCTGTGAACAAAACAGCTTGTGCCAAAACATCGCATGTACGACATACGCTCGAAAATTCTCGTTTAGCCCTTATTTCTATCTTTGAACAAATCAATATAACATGGGTTGATGGGTTTGGTTTATGATTTCTGATGCTATTGTCACGTATACAACCACACAAATAGAGACAACATCATCAAGCGATGTCCAGTTACAATCCCACAAGGACTGAGGTACAGACATGTAGTCATTATTCGGTAAAACTGAGCACAACTGTCAAAGGGATATGTTGTCAAATGATGCTCGTGCCTCGATGCCTATGTTCAGACGACATTTACAACAAAACATTCCGTGGTAGTAAAATTCAATAAAATATGCGCACCATATACACATCATCTCTTAAAACGTTAACCTTTTGATACTCGAATGCTGTTTTCCGATTCTGCTTTCCTTCATTTTGAAACTTACATCACGCATATATTTATTTGAATACATTCTGTTTTTACAACGTGTCTTGCTGCAAAACAGCAAAGTCGCAACGGCACTTTTTGCTTTCCATGATGCATAGATAGGATTGCGCCCCTAAAGCTATGATAAGATCATATTTACTGAGAATGTGGGCATGACAACAAAAGTACACAAGATATATAGGCGCCCTACGTTTCAAATTGGTTGGCGGTTCAGATCAACGGTAGAGTAAACTGGCGTCGACAAGAGGAGGAGTTGCCGGACTCCATCGAACTACACATGTTTCTGTCCTTTCTCGTCCAAAGCAAACCGTACAGCCCAACACCCGTGTCTATGCCCAGGCCCAGAGGTCCTGAGCTTCGGGCAGGTGGGTCTTGAGTCGGATGGCGTCGGTGACGGGGAGGTCCCGGTAGAACGTCAGGCCTGTCAGCAGCTCCACGTCCTTCACGCGTGCCACGTTCATGGACAGGTACTCCCGTGGGGTCTGCAGAGAAACAACATGTTCCCAACATATGCCTGGCGTCACAATGTCGTGAAGCATGATCATGTTTTTTTCGAGTGCTGCTATTGCATAGTACAGATTTAGAATCCAGCAACCTAAGTGAATGGCTCTGTTAATTACCATCACAGATTAACTTTCATGTTATTGTGAATGATGTTGTTAAATGTATCGACCACTGTAATTGAGAGGTGCGGAGTTCACTATTTGTAAAATATTCTCTTCTTTcctaatgcttaggtcacatttctaaactaGGGCATTAGGCGACGTGCCGACTCATGACATGCGAAAGACGTGATACAGGTTATCAATATACATATGCGAGCCACTGTTAGCTATGATTTTTGGGACAGTCGACTTTCTGAAAAGCTTGATACAGGGAAAATTCTTACCATACAGGTGGGTATGCTGTCTGCGTGCGGCAGGATGAAAGACACCACCTGCCACCTGGGACACCTGTCCGTAGATACTAGGCTGCCTCCGTCACACCTGGTGACAGTCACGAAGAAGTGCGTGGGAAGCGGGATCCTGATAGGCATGCCTGTTGTAGTATCTTCCACGAACCTGTACAAGATATTGAGTGTATCATTGCAGACAACTTTTTTCTGTTATCATATCCTATGTTATATCTTTAAGACCGCCTT comes from Branchiostoma floridae strain S238N-H82 chromosome 2, Bfl_VNyyK, whole genome shotgun sequence and encodes:
- the LOC118410131 gene encoding uncharacterized protein LOC118410131: MRVQIHSRDFQTLLTILDHAGENNSVSSEEGTMAPMILFLLAAVAGAAVAGDVPCRPIRDIYPSGKELCEKMWDGAFVYETDLSRAYTMWFFERDNPNDKVSYKLGKTPPNKCYLQYLHKTVPGPEPDNFTECHPWKDRTCCRQQTVPSPQKINQNYGPEWRWDRCGPLSSACERFFVQEACFYECDPNAGLYRKVSDKDFDESNPEHNKWQIQGMPIRADYCDAWWTACRNDLFCAHSQGSYFSCAAEYDKAGKDYFSDFINSIKSIIAWFSQ